DNA from Halobaculum sp. XH14:
TTGCCCATCTGGCGCGCGAAGGCGAACTCCTGGCGGAGCTGTTCGAACTCGGAGATACGTTCCTGGGCCTCCTCGTCGTCCTCGACGGCCGCCTTCGCCTCGGCGAACCGGCGGTAGGCGGGCAGGTCGGCGATCGCCTCGCCGAGCCGGCCCGCGAGCGCGTCCACGTCCTCGCCCGTCGTCGCGTCGGCGTCGACCTCCGTCTCGATGCTCATGGACGAGCGTTGGTGTTGTGGTGGTAAAAGCGCCGCGACTGTGACGGCGCGGGTTCGGCCCCGCCGGCGGTCTGGCGAGCCCGGTCGGGCGAGCGCGGTCGGACGAACTCTGGTTCCGCGACCCCGCTCGATGGAACGCGTTCAGCCGAACAGCGCGTACGCGCCGGCCGCGACCGCGACGACGAGCGCGAGGACGGCCCAGTTCCGCGCGGTGTCGAACGAGCCGTACGGGCCGCCCTTCCGCGTGAACAGGTACGCGAAGTAGACGACGAGCGGCGAGGCTCGCAGCGGGAACGACACCGCGACGTTCGCGCCCAACTCCAGAACCAGCGTCATCGCCACCGCGGACCCCGCCGCCGCACCGGCGACGAGCAGGTCCTCCCGGACTGATTCGAGATCCATCGGGGGCCGGGGTGCTTACTCCTCGTCGGCGTCGAGCTCCTCGACGAGTTCGTCCGCATCCACGTCGACGTCGTCGAGCGCCTCCTCGACGTCCTCGACGTCGCCGCCGCCCATTCCGCCCATGCCACCCATCATGCCGCCCATGCCGCCCATCATGCCGCCGGAGCCGTCGATGACCTCCTCGACGATGACCTTGTCGAGCCCGAGCCGGCCCATCAGGTCCTGGGCGATCTGCTGTTTCGAGAACATCCACTGCTGGTTCATCTGCATCATGGGGGACGCCTCGATGTACAGCGTCTCCTTCTCGACGTCGCGGAGCTCGGTCTCCTTTTCCATCTCGCCCTCCTCGTTCTCGGTCGCCTCGAGGGTGACCTCCTCCTCGACGGTCTCGGACTCGATGCGGACCTCCGGCGCTTCCTGGAGGTACATCGCCAGCATGCTCGCGGCCTGCTCCTCGCGGTCCTCGACGATCCCGACGATCTCGTACTCGTACTCGAGGTCGTCGCCGGCCAGCGGGTGGTTGAAGTCGACGCGCGCGCGGCCGCCGATGACGGTCTCGAGGTAGCCCTGATCGCCGTCGACGGTCACCTGCGCGCCGGGGTAGCGGTCGTCCTCGGGGATCTTGTCGACGCTGACGGTCCGCACGTCGTCGGGGTCGAACGAGCCGAACCCTTCCTCGGCGGGGACGGTGACGACGTTCGAGTCGCCCACGTCCTTGCCGAGCAGGTCGTCGTCGACGCTCTCGAACACGTGGCCCTCGCCGACGACGACGGTGCGCGGGGAGAAGTCGTACTCCTCGTCGTCGATGCCGGCCTCCTCGGCGACCTCCTCGCTGGTGGTGTCGACGACCTGGCCCTCCTCCTCGTCCTCGCCGGGGACGGTCCGGACGGTGTACTCGAGCGTGACGAAGTCGTTCCGCTGGATTCCGTCCTCGCTCTCCTCGTCCGCCTCGGTCTCGCCGTCCGCGCCGGCATCCGCGGACTCGGCCGCGTCTGCCTGCTCTTCTTCGCTCATGTCCTGACGGTCGCTCGTCTGCTTCTTAACAGTCACGTTTCGGTCGGGGGCCGAAATCAGGGACGAGGGGGCTCACGGACGCGCCGGATCGCTGATGGCGTCGGAACGTCGGAATCTGGTCCCGACCCGGAAAACGCGACGCCGGGTCGGGCGAACACGACGCGGGGTCGCTCGAACGCGACGGGCACCCTTTTTCAGCGTCACGGCGCGTGGGTACGCACATGTACGAGGTCGAGGTGAAGGTGCGGGCCGACCACGACGCCGTGCGGGACCGACTCGCCGAACTCGGTGCCGAACGGGTCGGCGGGGTCACACAGACGGACGTGTACTACGACGCGCCCCACCGCGAGTTCGCCGAGACGGACGAGGCGCTTCGGCTCCGCCGCGAGCGGGGATCCGAAGACGGCGACGGGAACGCCGACGGACGGGCGGACGAATCGACCGAAACCCGGCTCACCTACAAGGGGCCGCTCGTCGAGCGGGCGTCCAAGACCCGCGAGGAACGCGAGACGGCGGTCGCGGATCCGAAGGCGATGCGGGGGATTCTCGACGGGCTCGGCTTCGAGCCGGCGGCGACCGTGGAGAAGGAGCGGGAGCGGTTCCTGCTCGACGGCTACACCGTCACGCTCGATTCTGTCGTGGGGCTGGGGGAGTTCCTCGAGGTCGAGGCGGAGGCCGCCGAATCGGAGATCGAGACCGTCAGGGAGGGTGCGCTCGACGTCCTCAGGGACCTCCGTCTGGACCCCGAGGAGAGGATCAGGACCTCGTACCTCGGCCTGCTGCTCGCCGCCGGGAGAGATGTCTCACAGTAATCGGCCGGCCTCGAATCGTTTCCGGAAGTTATAGTTCGAGCGCTCTCGACCGACTCGGTAATGAGGAACATCCAGGTGTCCGAACTCGACCGCGCGGCGGTCGAGGATCAGGACGTGGAGATCGTCGAACGGAAGGGGCTCGGCCATCCCGACTCCATCTGTGATGGCATCGCGGAGTCGGTCTCGCGGGCGCTCTCGCGGCTGTATCTCGACCGCGTCGGCAAGGTCCTCCACTACAACACCGACGAGACCCAGCTCGTCGCTGGCTCCGCCTCCCCGGCGTTCGGCGGCGGCGAGGTGCTCGAACCGATCTACGTGCTCATCGTCGGGCGCGCCACGAAGAAGTACGAGGGGCAGACGCTCCCCGTCGAACGGACGGCCATCGAGGCCGCGCGGGCGTACCTCCGGCGGAAGTTCCCCGAACTCGACGTCGGCGGGGACGTCATCCTCGACGTGAAGCTCGGCGAGGGCTCGGGCGACCTCCAGCAGGTGTTCGGCGAGGAGGGCGCACAGGTGCCCGAGGCGAACGACACCTCCTTCGGCGTCGGCCACGCGCCCCGGACCGAGACCGAGCGGATCGTCCTCGAGGCCGAGCACGCGCTCAACGGGCGGTACGGCGACGACCACCCAGAACTCGGCCAGGACATCAAGCTGATGGGCAAGCGCGAGGGCGACGAGATCGACATCACGGTCGCGGCCGCGATGGTCGACGCCCACGTCGAGGACATGGACGACTACGTGGCGGCCGTCGACGCGGTCGAGGCGTACGTCACCGACCTCGCCGAGGAGTACACCGACCGCGAGGTCCACGTGCAGGTGAACACCGCCGACGACCTCGCGGAGGGCGCGATCTACCTCACGACGACCGGCACCTCGGCCGAGCAGGGCGACGACGGTTCCGTCGGGCGCGGCAATCGAGCGAACGGGCTCATCACCCCGAACCGGCCGATGAGCATGGAGGCGACGTCCGGGAAGAACCCCGTCAACCACATCGGGAAGATCTACAACCTGCTTTCGACCGACATCGCCGAGGCGGTCGTCGCGGAGGTCGACGGCATCCGCGACCTCCAGGTCCGACTGCTCTCCCAGATCGGCCGCCCCATCGACCAGCCCCACGTCGCCGACGCGCAGGTCGTCACCGAGGACGGCGTCGCGGTCTCGGACGTGGAACCGGAGGTCCGCGCGATCGTCGACGAGCGGCTGGCGAACGTCACCGACGTCACCCGCCGCGTCATCGACGGCGACCTCTCCACCTTCTGACCGGCATCGGACGCACCTCGTCTCCGGTCCCGGCTGACGCCCCGGAACCACAGCACCGGGCTTCCGCGAAAAATCGGACCTACGCGTCGTCTTCCGCCAGCTCCGCCGCGAGGAACGCCGCGATGGACGCGTCGGCGCTCTCGACGAACCTGGCGACTTCCGTCCCGTCCCGCTCCACGACGACGGTCGGGATGAACTCGACGCCGTACTCGTCCATTCCGGGCCCCCGCTTCTCGCCGTCGACCTTCTCGACCGGGTACTGTTCGATCCGCTCGTCCGGCACGCCAGCCGCACCGAGCGCGGCCGCGAACGCGGGCAACTGGCTCGTGCAGTCACCACACCAGTCGCCGCCCCAGACCCTGAACGTCAGCGAGTCGTCCGCGAGCACGTCGATGGCTTCCGGCGGGGCCGCTCGGGACCCCACCGGATCCGGCCGCATCGTGTCGAGTCGGCTGCTCATACCCGGCGTAGGGAACCGGCCGGCATAACCCCGACGCCCGCGGCAGCGGCTGCACAGGACCGTGGCGAGCGTGGCGACCGTCCCGCGGGCCTGTCGGGTGCGGGGTCGAGTCGGCGGCCGGACGGCTAGGTGGCGTCGTCCCGTCGAGCGTTTGCCGGTGTCGGCGAGTGATTAAGGGGCACGTCCCGTAGCCACGTCCATGGACGACTCCGTGCTGGAGACGATCGGCTCGCCGCTCGTCCGGGTCGACTCGCCGCCCGGGACGACAGTCGCGGCGAAGCTGGAGTCACACAACCCGGGCGGGTCGGCGAAGGACCGTCCGGCGCGGTACATGGTCGAGGCCGCCGAGGCGGACGGCCTGCTGGAGCCGGGGGACGCCATCGTCGAACCCACCTCCGGGAACACGGGCGTCGGCCTCGCGCTCGTCGGCGCGGCGACGGGCTACGACGTGACGCTGGTGATGCCGGCCTCGAAGAGCGAGGAGCGCCGCCGGGTGATGAAGGCGTACGGCGCGGACATCGAACTCGTCGAGGGGAGCATCGAGGACGCGAAGGAGCACGCGGACGAACTGGAGGCCGACGGGATGGTACAGCTCCGCCAGTTCGAGAACGAGGCGAACCCGCGCTCGCACTACGAGACGACCGCCGAGGAGCTCCTGGACCAGCTCGAGGGACGAACCCCGGACGCGCTGGTCGCCGGCGTCGGCACCGGCGGCACCGTCACCGGGATCGGCAGACGGCTCCGCGAGGCGTTCCCGGCGATGGACGTCGTCGCGGTCGAACCGGAACGGAGCGCCGTCCTCTCGGGCGGGCCGGTCGAGGCTGACGAGTTCCAGGGGATGGGCCCGGGCTTTCTCAGCCCGAACCTGGACGTCGACCTGCTCGACGGCGTGTTCACCGTCGGCATCGGGGAGGCCGAAGCCGAGTGCCGACGGATCGCGCGCGAGGAGGGCGTTCTCGTCGGCCAGTCCGGCGGCGCGTCGAACCTGCGGGCGCGGGACGTCGCCCGCGCGTTCGCGGCCGGCGAGGACCCCGGCTACGGCGACGTGACTGCGGCGGGCTGGGAGCCGCGACCCGACGCCGGCGAGTCGGGCGCGGACCCGCTGGTCCTCACGGTGTTCCCGGACTCGGGCGAGCGGTACATGTCGACCGGGCTGTTCGACTGACGGCGACTCGGCGGGGGGAGCGCCCGACGCGGCCCCGGCGGTCAGCCCTCGAACTCCGCTTCGGTGACGCGCACCCTGACCGTCTCCTCGACGTCGTGCAGGTCGTACTCGGGCAGCGGCGCGTCGTCGCTCCGGGCGAGATACATCGGCTCCAGCAGTTCGCCGTCCTCGACGCCGTACACCTTCAGCAGCCGGTCGGTCTCCTCGGGCCTGACGTCGTCGTTCCGGACCTCGGTCGCGAGTTCGCGCGAGAGCCACTCGTCCTCGGAGACGGAGGGGTCCTTGACGAACGCCTCGTCGACGAACCGGACCAGATACCAGTTCAGGTCGTTCAGCAGCGAGACGGCCGCGCCGAGGCTCACGGTCTCGACGGCGATGCTGTTCTCGAACGGGGACGTGCGGTCGTAGGTGGAGAGCGCGTCCCGAGCCGTCTCCCGCGAGAGGAGCTCGTACCGGAGCTCCGAGCCCGGCTCCCCGACGAGACACACCGTTGGCATGGTTTCGCCTCGCCGCGGTCCGGCAAAGCGGTTACGCTCCTCGGCCCGATTCGTCGGGTCGCTGAACCGACCACGGGTGGAGGTGCCAGCCTCTCAGGCGTCGGGCCAGCGCTCGATGTACACCGTCTCGTCGGTGTAAAAGCGGATCGCGTCCTCCCCCTGCGCGTGGAGGTCGCCGAAGAAGGACTCCTTCGCCCCGCCGAAGTGGAAGAACGCCATCGGCGCCGCGGTACCGACGTTGACCCCGAGGTTCCCGGCGTCGACCTCGTGGCGGAACCGCCTCGCCTCGCCGCCGTCGCGGGTGAAGAGCGAGGCGGCGTTGCCGAACCGCGAGCCGTTCACGACGTCGAGCGCCTCCCCGAAGTCGGACGCGCGGACGAGCGCGAGCACCGGGCCGAAGATCTCCTCGCGGGCGAGCGCGTCGTCGGGGTCGACGTCGCCGAAGATCGTCGGGCCGAGATACGACCCCTCGCCGGGGACGTCGCGCTCGCGCCCGTCGAGCAGCAGCCGCCCGCCCTCCGCCACGCCGGTCTCGACGTACTCCAGGACGGACTCGCGGTGGGCCGCCGAGACGAGCGGCCCCATCTCCGTGTCGGCGTCCAGCCCCGGGCCGACGGTCAGGTCGCCGGTCGCGTCCACGAGCGCCTCGGCGAACGGCTCGTACACCGCGTCCTCGACGACCGCGACAGGGTTCGCCAGACAGCGCTGGCCGGCGTTCGCGAACGCGGAGCTGACGGTCTGTTCGACCGCGTGCTCGAGGTCGGCCTCCGCGGAGACGACGATGTGGTTCTTCGCGCCCCCCTGCGCCTGCACGCGCTTGCCCGCCCCGGCCGCCGTCTCGTACACGTGTCGGGCGATCGGCGTGGAGCCGACGAAGGAGACGCCCTCGATCCCGTCGTGGGTGATGAGCCGGTTCACCGTGTCCGGCCCGCCGTGGACGACGTTGACGACGCCGTCCGGGAACCCTGCCTCCTCGACGAGTTCGGCGATGCGGACGGCCGTGAACGGGTCGCGTTCGCTGGGCTTCAGCACGAACGTGTTCCCCGTGGCGACGGCGTACGGCAGGAACCACAGCGGGATCATCGCGGGGAAGTTGAACGGCGTCACCGCGAGGAACGTCCCGAGCGGCTTCCGGACGGCCGTCTCGTCGATGTCCGGCGCGGCGTGCGGGAGGTGACCCGCCTGCATGAGGCTGGGCGCGCCACAGGCGACCTCGACGTTCTCGATGCCGCGACGAATCTCGCCGAGCGCCTCGTCGGTCGTCTTGCCGTGTTCGGTCACGAGCGTCTCGGCGAGCGACTCCTGGTTCCCCTCGAGGAGCCGTTTCAGCCGGAACAGCGGCTGGATCCGCGCCTCGACGGCCGTCTCGCTCCAGTCCTCGAACGCCTCGTTCGCCGCGGCGACCGCGTCGTCGACGTCCCCCGCCGAGGAGAAGTCGACGCGGCCGACCGACTCGCCGGTCGCGGGGTTCACCACGTCCCGCCCCTCGTCGCCGGCGGGTCGCCGCCACGTTCCGCCCGCGTAGTTTCGCACCGTCTCGGCCGTGGGTGGTCCGTCCATGTCACTCGGTGACGTCTCCCGGTGCAAAGAACTGTGGTCACCGGCCAGCGCTTCCGTTCGGGAACGACCTTCGGGTCGGTCTCGTGGACTCAGGGGTGTGCGTAGTAGGCGACCGTCTCGTCGGGGTCGACGCGGTCGTAGCGCGCGAAGCCGACGCGCTCGAACTGGACCACATCGTCCGGTTCGTACGAGGCGTAGCCGGGTTCGGCGCGGCCGTGGACGTCGCCCTCGACGGTCCGGAGCCTGACCGGGACGTTGTCGCCCGCGGGCACCCAGTGGACGACCGGGACGCCCTCCTCGCGGACCATCTCGATGTCGGTGCCGACCCAGTCGAGCGCGTCGCCCTCGCGCCGGAGACAGCCGTACCCCTTCAGCCAGACGCGCTCGCCCTCGGCCGGCAGGTCGTCGGGTTCGACGAGCACGGCGTCGTCGACGGGGATGTCGCGCCGGCCGCGGTCCTCGTGGTTCGGGTGGAGCGGCGGGGTGCCGGCGGCGGGCCTGTCCGCGCCGGTCACGGCGATTCGCTCGCCGTCGCGCACGAGGAACCGGCGGTCGGTGTCCTCGTCGATGGCGTTGCGGTTGTTCGCGTACACCGCCGACATCGCCAGATCGACGTCGCTGGTCGACATGCCGAGTTCGACCATCGCGTCGACGAGCGCCTGGCCGCGGATGCCGCGGCGGCGGATCGACTTGATCGTCGGGACGCGCGGGTCGTCCCAGCCGTCGAGTTCGCCGGTCTCGATGCGCTCCTTGATCGTCGAGGTCGACAGCTTCACGTCGTACTCGTCGACCTGGACGTGGCCCCAGTGGAGCACCTCGGGGTACTCCCAGCCGAAGTAGTCGTAGACGAACCCCTGGCGCTTCGCGGAGTCCTGCAGGTCGATGCCGCGGACGATGTGGGTGACGCCCGTCAGGTGGTCGTCGATGCCCGACTGGAAGTCGAGCATCGGCCACGCGCGGTACGACTCCGCCTCGGGCCGCGGGTGGGGCGTCTCGACGACGCGGAAGGCGACGAAGTCCCGCAGCGCCGGGTTCTTGTGTTCGATGTCGGTCTTGACGCGGAGGACCAGCTCGCCGTCGCCGTACTCGCCCGCGACCATCGCGTCGAACTCCTCGCGGACCGTCTCGGCGTCCTTGTCGCGGTGGGGACAGGCCTCGCCGTCGGCCTTCAGGCTACGGAACTCCTCGGCGGGACACGAGCAGGTGTACGCGCCGCCCAGGTCGATGAGCTCCCGGGCGTGCTCGTAGTACGTCTCGACGCGGTCGGAGGCCCGCAGCACCTCGTCGGGCTCGAACCCGAGGTAGTCGACGTCCTCGAGGATGGCGTCGTAGGCCCACAGGAGCGGGCGGCCGACGCCAGTGTCCGGGTTCGTGTCGTCGAAGCGGACGATGAAGTGGCCGTCGTAGCGCTCGGCGTACGTGCCGATGACCGAGGGCATCCGCGCGTGGCCGATGTGCCACGGGCCGTTGGGGTTCGGCGCGGCGCGCATCCGGATCTCGTCGTACTCGTCCGCGTTCGGGAGGTCCGGAAGGGCCCGCTCGTCGGTCTCCTCGTCGGCGTCGAGTTCCGCCAGCAGGTCGGGCGCGAGTTCGGCCAGGCGGTCGCGTCGGGCCGACTCGTCCATGCCCGCGACCTCGTTCGCCACGGGCGCGACGACGCCGGGGATCTCGTCGCCGTGCTGCCGGAACTCGGGGTTCTCACCCATCAGCGGGCCCATGATCGCGCCGACCTCGGGGTCGGAGCCGTGTTTCAGCGCGTTGTACAGCGCGGCCGTCTCGGCGGCCGCGCGCACGCGCTCTCGCATGTCGTCGTCCATTGGAGTCGGCTTCGCCGGCCGCACCAAAAAGGGGCGTGAAACGTCGGGCACACCCGGGTAGGGGCAACCGGCGTGACGGGCGTCCGGGGGATATGGATGTCGACGTTTCACGCGGTTTCAGCCGTCACCCGGCCGGTAAGACCCGCCTACGCGGCGTCCGAACCGTCGGTCCGGGTCCTCGACCGCCTCGACGGGTAACGTTTTGCGCGTGCCGCGCGTTCGCCCGCCAATGACCGTGTTCTTCGAGGACGTGAGCGAGGGTGACCGGTCCGAGTACGGCAGCTACGAGGTGACCCGCGAGGAGATCATCAGGTTCGCCGAACAGTACGACCCGCAGTGGTTCCACGTCGACGAGGAGCGGATCGAGCGAGAATCGCCCTACGGCGGGCTCATCGCGTCCGGCTGGCACACCGCCGCGATGACGATGCGCATGCTCGTCGAGGCGGAGTTCAGGGATGCCGCCTCCGTCGGCGCGAAGGGCACCGACGAACTCCGCTGGTGGCGACCGGTTCGTCCCGGCGACACGCTCCGCATCGAGACGGAGATCGTCGAGACCGTCCCCGAGTCCCCGGAGCGCGGGCTGGTTCGCGTGCGGGTGGAGACGTACGACGGCGACGACGAGCGCGTGTTCTCGATGATCGGCAACGTGATGTATCTCACCCGCGACGGCTGATCGGTCGGTTCATTCCCCGTGGCGCTGGCCGGAGCGGGATCGTCTCACCGATCCGAGAATCGTCCGTTGCCGAGTCGTCTCACCGATCCGACTCCCGGTCGAGGTCGGCCGCCTCGAGGTCCCGTGCCGCCTTCCGGAACACGCCGGTGAGCGTGCTCACCTCCTTGTCGGTCGGGTGCGCCCGGCCGACCAGCCGCCGGATCAGCCGCTCGGTGCGCTCCCGCTTGTGGTCGCGGTGTTCGACCGAATCGAGGAACGACGAGAACTGCTCGTAGAGCCGTTCGACGTCGGGTTCGGCGGCCCGCTCGCGCTCCACGTCCGGCAACTGCGTCTCCTCGACGAACAGGGTTCGTAGCTCGTACAGCGTCACCGTCGCGGCCTGGCCCAGGTTGAGCACCGGGTACTCGGCGCTCGCCGGGATCGAACAGATCTCGTCGATGCGCGCGAGTTCGTCGTTGTTCAGCCCGCGGCCCTCGCGGCCGAACACGAGCGCCGTGTCGGCCTCGACGGTCGCCAGCGACTCGCTCACATCCGCGGGGGTCGAGAACGGGAACCGGACGTGTCGTCGGGCGTCCTCGCCGGTGATCGCGGTGCAGCCGACGGTGTGGTAGCGCTCGACCACCGAGTCGAAGGTGACGGTCTCGGCGTTCGGGAGCACGTCCTCGCGCGCGTGCCCGGCGAACCCATACGCCTCGCCACCCTCGGTCAGTTCGGGCGGGTTCACCAGCTTCAGGTCCGAGAGCCCGAAGTTCTTCATCGCCCGCGCGACGGTGCCGACGTTCCCCGGCGTCTCGGGCTCGACGAGGACGACGACGTACTCGCTGTCGTCCCCGGTTTCCCGGCCGCCTCCGGCGCCCTCCTCGGCGTCCAGTTCGTCGTCGCCGTCGGACCCGCCGCGGCTCATTGGGGGTACTCGCGATTCAGGTCGAGGTCGTCGATGCCGTCGAGTCCGTCGTCGCCGTCGGTCCCGGCAGACTCGGCACCGTCGCGCTCGCCGTCGCCGTCGAAGTCCGACCGCTCGTCTTCCAGCAGTTCCTGCTCGCGCTCGTAGATCTCCTCCGGGTCCGGGAGGTTCGGCAGGTCGTCGGGGTCCGTCTCGACGTGATCGACGCCGCCGTAGCCGTCCGGCGCGCGCCCGCCGTCCGCGAACCACTCGTGGAACTCGTCCCGCAGTTCGGGCTCGCCGGCGAGCCGCGTGCCGCCCTCCTCCTGGAACCAGTAGCTGAAGTCGGGTTCGTGCCGATCACACAGCAGGATCTCCTCCAGGGGTTCGCCGTACACGACCGTCGCCTCGCGGCAGCGTCGCTTCTCCTCCTCGCCGTGGATCAGGTAGCACGCGTCACACGGTTTGCCCATGACGACCTGGAGCCGGAGCAGCCGGTGTCGCGGCCCCTTCGGCATCTCCTCCAGGGGTCGCCACGTCCCCGCCTCGGTGAAGACGTCCGCCTCGTCGAAGCGCCAGCCGCGCAGGCCGATGCTCACCTTTCCCATTGGTTCGGGGTAGCGGGGCAGGTGGGATAAACGACGCGTTCGCTCGATGATATCCTGCTTGGGGCCAGAAACTCGTGGTCGAGCAGGTGGTGACGACCGCCTCGAAAGCCCCCGGCTGGCTACGCTCCCGCGGCACGCGCTGCGCGCTTCACGCTCACTTCGTTCGCGTTGCAGTGCTTGCGGCGCCGGGGTTCGCGTAGCCAGCCGGCCCCTTTCATTCCCACCCGACCACCCAGCACCGCAGCCTCGCCCTCCCTTACCTCGGAGCACGCTCCTCGGAACTCACCCTCGCTCCGCTCGCGTGAACAGCCTCCTGCGCTCCTCGCTCGCAGGCTCGCTCAGGTGCTCGTCCCTCGCGCGCGTCGTCTCGCCCCTCCGGGGCTCGCCGTCACGCGCGCCAGTCGGCTGATTCCCATCCCGGAGCGAATAGCCAACGACCCCGAAGCGCCGTTCCGCGACCGCAACACCGAAGCGCGCGCCGGCCGACCGCCCACCAATGCGAACCGTCGACGCCGCGGGCCTCGGAATCGGCGACGAACACCCGCCCCGGATCATGGGCGTGCTCAACGTCTCCGCGGAGTCGCCCTACTCCCCGAGCGTGTTCGACGACCCGGGCGAGGCGGCCGCCTACGTGGACGAGGAGCTGATCGACGAGGGCGCGGACGTCGTCGACGTCGGCCTCGAATCGGCGAACAAGCGCTTCGAGGTGCTCTCGGCGGAACAGGAACTCGACCGGCTCGACACTGCGGTCGAGACCGTCGAGTCCGTCTCGGGCGACGCCGTGTTCTCCATCGAGACGCGCTACCACGAGGTCGCCGACGCCGCGCTCTCGCGCGGGTTCGACATGGTGAACGACATCTGCGGCTTCGCCGACCCGGAAATGCCCGCGACCTGCGAGGAGTACGACGCCGCCGTGGCGAAGATGGCCTCGCCCCCCGACCTCGAACGCCCCGGCGCGGTGGAGGACGTGGACGACATCTACGAGGCGCTCTCGCTCAACGGCTTCACCGAGAAGACCATCCTCGACCCGGCGTTCGGCGGCTGGTCGGAGGCGAAGACGACCGCGGACGACCGCGAGACGTTCCGCAGGCTCCGGGAGTTCCGCGGCTACGGCCGACCGCTGCTCGTCTCCATCAACCGCAAGAACTTCCTCCGCGAGGTCGCCGGCCGCGACACCGAGGACGCGCTGCCCGTCTCGCTGGCCGCGACGTCGATGGCCGTCGAGCGCGGCGCACACGTGATCCGAACGCACGACGTGGCCGAGACGCGCGACGCCGCTCTCATCGGCGAGGCGTTCGCGGGGGACCGGGTCCGCCGGGACGGCGACGTCTCGGTGGAGGAACTCGACGTGACCACGCCTGACGAGGCGCGACGGCACCTCGACCGCCTCGGCGGCGACGCCGAACGCGCGGCGGACGCCGTGACGCGGGTGTTCGAGTTCGACGGCCTCTCGGCCGAGGAGGCGGGCGCGTTCCGGGCCGG
Protein-coding regions in this window:
- a CDS encoding YlbF family regulator; amino-acid sequence: MSIETEVDADATTGEDVDALAGRLGEAIADLPAYRRFAEAKAAVEDDEEAQERISEFEQLRQEFAFARQMGNADEESLEKVREAQADLHSLPVMAEYVEAQDELQDRLETLNEAVSEPLAVDFGGEAGGCCQD
- a CDS encoding FKBP-type peptidyl-prolyl cis-trans isomerase, with the translated sequence MSEEEQADAAESADAGADGETEADEESEDGIQRNDFVTLEYTVRTVPGEDEEEGQVVDTTSEEVAEEAGIDDEEYDFSPRTVVVGEGHVFESVDDDLLGKDVGDSNVVTVPAEEGFGSFDPDDVRTVSVDKIPEDDRYPGAQVTVDGDQGYLETVIGGRARVDFNHPLAGDDLEYEYEIVGIVEDREEQAASMLAMYLQEAPEVRIESETVEEEVTLEATENEEGEMEKETELRDVEKETLYIEASPMMQMNQQWMFSKQQIAQDLMGRLGLDKVIVEEVIDGSGGMMGGMGGMMGGMGGMGGGDVEDVEEALDDVDVDADELVEELDADEE
- the cyaB gene encoding class IV adenylate cyclase, coding for MYEVEVKVRADHDAVRDRLAELGAERVGGVTQTDVYYDAPHREFAETDEALRLRRERGSEDGDGNADGRADESTETRLTYKGPLVERASKTREERETAVADPKAMRGILDGLGFEPAATVEKERERFLLDGYTVTLDSVVGLGEFLEVEAEAAESEIETVREGALDVLRDLRLDPEERIRTSYLGLLLAAGRDVSQ
- a CDS encoding methionine adenosyltransferase produces the protein MRNIQVSELDRAAVEDQDVEIVERKGLGHPDSICDGIAESVSRALSRLYLDRVGKVLHYNTDETQLVAGSASPAFGGGEVLEPIYVLIVGRATKKYEGQTLPVERTAIEAARAYLRRKFPELDVGGDVILDVKLGEGSGDLQQVFGEEGAQVPEANDTSFGVGHAPRTETERIVLEAEHALNGRYGDDHPELGQDIKLMGKREGDEIDITVAAAMVDAHVEDMDDYVAAVDAVEAYVTDLAEEYTDREVHVQVNTADDLAEGAIYLTTTGTSAEQGDDGSVGRGNRANGLITPNRPMSMEATSGKNPVNHIGKIYNLLSTDIAEAVVAEVDGIRDLQVRLLSQIGRPIDQPHVADAQVVTEDGVAVSDVEPEVRAIVDERLANVTDVTRRVIDGDLSTF
- a CDS encoding thioredoxin family protein produces the protein MSSRLDTMRPDPVGSRAAPPEAIDVLADDSLTFRVWGGDWCGDCTSQLPAFAAALGAAGVPDERIEQYPVEKVDGEKRGPGMDEYGVEFIPTVVVERDGTEVARFVESADASIAAFLAAELAEDDA
- a CDS encoding PLP-dependent cysteine synthase family protein, which produces MDDSVLETIGSPLVRVDSPPGTTVAAKLESHNPGGSAKDRPARYMVEAAEADGLLEPGDAIVEPTSGNTGVGLALVGAATGYDVTLVMPASKSEERRRVMKAYGADIELVEGSIEDAKEHADELEADGMVQLRQFENEANPRSHYETTAEELLDQLEGRTPDALVAGVGTGGTVTGIGRRLREAFPAMDVVAVEPERSAVLSGGPVEADEFQGMGPGFLSPNLDVDLLDGVFTVGIGEAEAECRRIAREEGVLVGQSGGASNLRARDVARAFAAGEDPGYGDVTAAGWEPRPDAGESGADPLVLTVFPDSGERYMSTGLFD
- a CDS encoding DUF5804 family protein, which codes for MPTVCLVGEPGSELRYELLSRETARDALSTYDRTSPFENSIAVETVSLGAAVSLLNDLNWYLVRFVDEAFVKDPSVSEDEWLSRELATEVRNDDVRPEETDRLLKVYGVEDGELLEPMYLARSDDAPLPEYDLHDVEETVRVRVTEAEFEG
- a CDS encoding CoA-acylating methylmalonate-semialdehyde dehydrogenase produces the protein MDGPPTAETVRNYAGGTWRRPAGDEGRDVVNPATGESVGRVDFSSAGDVDDAVAAANEAFEDWSETAVEARIQPLFRLKRLLEGNQESLAETLVTEHGKTTDEALGEIRRGIENVEVACGAPSLMQAGHLPHAAPDIDETAVRKPLGTFLAVTPFNFPAMIPLWFLPYAVATGNTFVLKPSERDPFTAVRIAELVEEAGFPDGVVNVVHGGPDTVNRLITHDGIEGVSFVGSTPIARHVYETAAGAGKRVQAQGGAKNHIVVSAEADLEHAVEQTVSSAFANAGQRCLANPVAVVEDAVYEPFAEALVDATGDLTVGPGLDADTEMGPLVSAAHRESVLEYVETGVAEGGRLLLDGRERDVPGEGSYLGPTIFGDVDPDDALAREEIFGPVLALVRASDFGEALDVVNGSRFGNAASLFTRDGGEARRFRHEVDAGNLGVNVGTAAPMAFFHFGGAKESFFGDLHAQGEDAIRFYTDETVYIERWPDA